Below is a window of Alphaproteobacteria bacterium DNA.
CGCTGAAATGGGTCGGCAGCATGACGGGATTGGCGGTTGTGCTGTTTTTCTGGTGGGCGCTACAGGAATATCAGCGTGCGCAATATACCCCTTTATTTGCAGTGCTTCCGCATGCTTTGCCCATCGTTCCGCCGGTTATGTTTTTAACGCATTTGTTTACCGAATGGCGCCTTGGCCCATCCGAAGGCGATGGAAAAGATCTGGGGCTGTTCACGCTGCTGCGCTGGAAGGAAGCAAAGTGGGCGGGCATCCGCGATGAATTGCTCACATGGTTCATCAAAGGTTTTTTCTTTGCGATTAATTTTTGCGAACTTCCCAAAACGCTGAAAGTTTTCCGTGGCCGCGAAGACGCAATCTTGCAAATGCCATGGCCGCAATTGCAGCCCATGATTGTGCTGGCCATTTATGGGCTGATTATCGCCGCGATTATGCCGGGTTATTTGTTCAGCGCGCGCATTTTCGGCACGCATATCCGCCGCATTAGCGATACATGGTTTGCGTATATTGTCACGCTGATATGCTATGCGCCGCTGGTATCGGGCGTGTTTGGCCGCTGGGCCAATTATCATCCGGTTACGCCGGAACCCGAATGGATGAAGCCATGGGTTTCACAATTTCATGCGAATGAAATCATGCTCTACACCATTGGCGGCATCGTTATTATATCGGAGCTAGTGCATTATTGGGGCGAAGCCATATTCGGCGCGCGTTCATCCAATTTATGCAATCGCGGCATCATCACCGCGGGGCCATTCCATTTTTGCAAACATCCCGTCTATACATTCAAATGTGTAACATGGATTTTGGTATGGTTGCCATTTATGTCAGGCGATACCATTCTTGAATGCATACGCCTAAGCATCGCATTCTTCTTTGTGTGCGTCATATTCGGTGCGCGTGCATGGGCAGAAGAACGCATCCTTGCCGAAGATCCCGTCTATGTTCAGTACGGATTATGGATTGATAAACACGGCATATTTGCATGGGCAGGGCGCATGGTTCCACTGCTGTCTTTCGAATGGCGCTTAAACCGCTGGATAAAACGCGGTGAAATCAGTGCGGATGTGCTGCCAAAGTGAGTTTTAGCGCATTCATCGGCGTCACAAACTAATTTGTTAAATGAAGAAGTTTTAAAAAACTAATTTGTTAAAACTTAAGTTTGTTTTACCACGCTACGCCAATTCCTTTTGTGTTCATTAACAACGCGTAAAATCCATCCCGAAATTAAGAAAATAGATACCGCAATAACGCAATATTACCAGTGTCTCGCAGCATTTTTGCGGGAAGTTTTTTATGCGCATGTTGTGCAGATTTTTTTATTTTTTGTGAGTTGAATTTTTTATGGCTTTTGGTGACGCACCAGAAAACATTTACAGATTTCCAGTGCACCGTGCACGTGCGGGTGCGCGCGTCGGCATTCGCGTAACCGGGCTTGATCCAGACCAGAACCGCAATCTTCCCGAGCGCGAGCGTTACCCCATCAGCAATGAACGCCGCAATGAAATCATCAATTTCCATCTTGCGGCCATCAATTCCATTCGCGCTGCAAAAGGCCTGCCTGCTTTGGCGGGCGCCGATTTGAACAAGGTATTAGCGGCGGCATACCAAACCGATAACCCCAGCTCTGAATCCATTATGCAGGCGGTTATCGCCGCCGCCAGCGCCGCATTGCCGGATAATACCAAACAGGCATTCCTTGATAACCTGAAAGCCCAAGGCGTGACCGAAGAACAATATAACACGGCCCTTGCGCGTTATGGCACCTTCCCAAGCCTTGAAGCGGCCATCTTTGCCGCGCGCAGTGTGGGCAATGGCGGCACGGTGGGAAGCATTGATAACACCACCACCGCATCGAATGGCAGCTATCCGAATTACGGCGGCACCCCATTCCGCGATTATGGAAGCTATGCATCCTATGGTCATTCAACCTATGGGTTTAATGCTGCAACATCGCAGCAATTATGGGGCCTTGGCGTTCATACCAGAGAACAAATGCAACAGGTCGTGAATGATGTGGGCCGCATTGGGTTGGGTGCGGGCAAAGAAAATCCGCATTTCACCAACAAAGTTGCACCGCATGTTGCGCGCTTGCGTATTCACGAAGGCGCTGATACTGACCGTCACCTTGATCATGCCAGACGCCACGCAGAAGAATATAGAAGGATCAAAAAAGCACGCCTAGACGCAGAAAAGCGCGGTGATGCCACAGCCATGGCCGAGGCAGACAGGCAATTGGCTGAATTGCATAAACAGCGCGAGCAGTATAATCGTGATCAGGTTCGCACGCCGGAAGGCCGCACGGCGCATGATAAGATTGTTACAGAAACTGAAAACGAAGTTCGCAGACAATTACGCTTGCAACATGGAAATCATCCATCACTTGGAGATAATTATGATGCTGAAGCAATTAGGCGCGCTTATGAAGCGCAAAGAAACAGGATTGGTCAAGGCCATGACGTTGCTGCAATTGAAAAACTCAAATCTGAAGTTGAAGCAGAACAAAGGCGAATTCTTGCAGAACGCCATCGCTTGCATCCAGAACTTGCAGGGCATTTTACTCCATCCGCTCGCCCAGAGGTTCTGGCAGAGAGAAGGGGTGTGCCGACAACGGCAACGCCTAGTGCAACACCAACTCTTAGTGCCGTAGAACGTAGAGAAATCGCAACTGTTCAATCTGCATTAGATGAATTTGGTGCTGTACCAAGTGCAACGGTTCGTGCTGATGCTCCATTGGCAACCCCTTCATCCACAGTTGCTGCCGGAACACCAACTGGCACGCCATCCGCAACGGCGGTCGCCCAAAATACAGCTGGCACGCCTAGCGGTTCACCTTCCGCAACCGTGGTTGCGCAAAGCACAGCCACTGCAACAGCATCAACCGCCGCGGCCGCAGATAAAAAACCGAACCAGCAGGTCGCCGCCAGAGTTGTGCCCGCAGGTCCAAAACCAACTTAGATCTAGATTACTTATTTCTTATTTTCTGCTAAAACCGGGCCGGGACGCTCAAGGGTCGATGTACGTCGTGTTGCCTGATAGGCAGGGCCATATGCTGTGGGGCTGTTTGGAATAACGCCAGCACCTACCATCAATGTGCGGAATGCGTCTTCATCACTTGAATTCACAACTCGAATTTTTGCATCATCTTTGTCTAAACCATTAACATATCGTGCATAGTTAGATAGCGTTTCTTCGCTTACTCGAACCAACACCCTTTGTAATTCAGGGTCTCTGTTGTACTTCTTCAAGGATTCGATGAATAAAATAACTTTCAGACGGACCGTTTCAGGCACTTCACCAGCTTGGTGAGTGGATACCAGCGTTATTACCCTACGCATTTTTGCGTTATAGGCGTCTAGTGCAGCTTGATCTCTAAATGCCGGAGGCAAGCCATTTGGTACAGCATTAATCTGTGTAGGGGGGATGGCACTGCCTTGCGCAAAGACTTCGGTTGCTGACATCGCGAAGATTGCAAGGGCTGCTGCTGTTGTAAGCGCAACGTCGCGGATACTAATCGACATGATAAACTCCCAGCCAAAAAAGTTACTTTTTGCTTTGATAAGGCCAGAAAATAGTAACTATTTGCCCTGATTACTGCCATAGAAAAGTAAAACTCCAAGGTATTGGATTCTTTACTGTTTTCATTACTGATTAGTTTCAAGCCAATATATATGACCAAAATGGTTAGTTTTAAGGCAGGGTAACAGTAATCACTACTAAACGAGTCCAGAATTACTTGGCTAGTGAAAAATGCTCATCGCGCGGAAATATTTCTGCACAAAAAAATTGCGCAAAAAATATTTTTTAAAAAATAGTGACGGAAAATTTATCTGGAAAAACCGCGCCTAATTTTTTGGCGCATCTTTGAGCGCAGGATTTATGAGCTGTCTTTTTCCATCAGGCGCCGTGGGTTGATATGCAGGGCCATATGCTGTTTCTGTATTTGGAATGACGCCGTTCGCAACCATTAATGTACGGAAGTTATCTTCATATGTTGAGTTAACAACTCTAATTTTTGCATCGTTTGGATCTCGGCAATTAACAAAGTTAGCGTAATTAATCAGGGTAGATTCGCTTATGTTAACAAGCAGACGTTGCAGTACAGGGTCTCTGTTGTATTTAATAATTGCATCCGAAAAAGCTATCATACGAATATTGCAAACTTCAGGTAACTGCTGTGCAGGAACATTCCTCACCTGCGCTACTACTCTGCGCATCTTAGCTTTGTATTCATTTTCTGCCGCAGCATCCTTGAAAGTTGGCGGTAATGCTGTGCTTTGTCCTGATACTTCTGTCGATGAAAGGGCAAATAACGCCAATGCAGCGGCGGTGGCAAGCGCAGCCTTGCGAAGTGAAATGGCCATCATCATCTCCCGATAAAAATTACTTATAAAAAATTATTTATATAAACGCTTCCCGAAGGTAAGCCAGAACCCGCTAATCAACAACAGCGGGGTTGAAACCCATTGCACCACCGCGAACATATGCGGCACGTCGTGCAATGGCGTGTAAATAAACGATAACTGGAATATCGCAATCGCAATGTGCAGGTTGGCGGCCAGATTGCGGGATGTTTTAAAACTGATCATCGATGGTTCCCGTTAATCCCATAACTAATCCCATATCACCGGCACGGATGCGCTGAACTGCTTTGACCCGTCATCATCCACCACGCTGAAATACAGCGCTGCGGGTTTGTCGGTTTCCAGTGCAATCATGTACTGGGATGACAGAATGTTTTGCAAGTGCATTTTTGCCGCACCGCTTTGCACCACGATGCCACCGGCATCGACGCGGGCGGAAAGGGTTTGCAGCGGATTATCAAGAAACGGGGCAGGGGCCTGACTGACGATCAAAAGCCATTCGCCCTTCGCATTGCGGACAAGTTCGAAATCACTGATGGTCAGCGCTTCAAAACCTTGTGCCGCAGTGGAAGGGCGGTTCATGGATTAGCCTTCGGATTTAGCTTCAGCAGCTGGTGCAGCAGCCAGTTCTTCAGGTGGCTTTTCAAAGAAGCTTTCCGCGTTGATTTCTGCTTCAGCTTTTTTGTCTTCAGCAGCATTTTCGCGGCGCATCGCAGCCTTGCCAGTCTTTTCCTGGATCTTGGCTTCGTCTTCGGTGCGGGCGATGTTCAGCGTAATGGTCACGCTGACGTCGGCATGCAGCTTCACTGGGATTTGGAATACACCAATCGTTTTAATTGGCGCCGCCAACATAATGTATTGGCGTTCCACGGTGAACCCACCGGCCTTGATAAGCTCGGCGATATCACGAACGGTAACCGAACCGAACAACTGGCCGACTTCCGACGCCTGACGAATGGTGGTGAACTTCTTGCCATCAAGGTTCTTACCTGATTTTTCAGCAGCGGCCTTGGCAGCAGCGTTTGCTGCTTCGATTTCACTGCGCTTGGCTTCAAAGTAAGCAAGGTTTTCCTTGGTCGCGCGCAGCGCTTTCTTCTTTGGCAGAAGGAAGTTACGTGCATAGCCGGGCTTAACCTTCACCACGGTTCCGATTTGACCGATACGGCCAACTTTTTCGAGTAGAATTACTTCAATCATGAGAAGTCTCCTGATTCACGAGCGTAAGGCAACAACGCCATGAAACGCGCGCGCTTGATTGCGTTTGCGAGATCACGTTGGTGATGCGTGGATACGGCAGAAATGCGGCTTGGCACAATTTTTCCGCGTTCGGAAATGTAACGGCCAAGCAGCTTCACGTCTTTCCAGTCCAGCTTTGGTGCGTGGATGCTGTTGAACGGGCAAGTCTTGCGACGACGGAAGAATGGACGACGACCGCCGCCACCTGCACCTGCTGGTGCGCCTTCTTCTGCATTTGCGGCTGCACCGCGGGTATTTTCACGTTCGCGTCTCATGCTGCGTCTCCTTCTTCGCTACGTTGTGGGCGAGGGCGGAAGCCACGATCACCACCTCTGTCACCACCGCGGCTTGGACGATCGCCAAAACCGGTTGATGGGCGTTCATCATCATTGGCGCGGCGAAGAATAGCCGATGGGCCTTCTTCGTGTTCATCAACGCGGATGGTCATGTAACGCATCACGTCATCATGAATACGCATGGTGCGTTCCATTTCGGTGATAGCCGCCGCAGGCGCATCAATATTGATGAGCGTGTAATGGCCTTTTTTGTTTTTGTTGATGCGGTAGGCGAGTGTGCGAAGACCCCATTGTTCGGTCTTGGTCACTTTACCACCTTGGGCTTTCAGTGTTGTTTCGATTTCGCCCGTAAGCGTCTCGACTTGTGCAGGCGTTAAATCCTGCCGTGCGATAAACACGGTTTCATATAGAGGCATGTTATATTCCCTATGGATGCTCAGGTAAGTACGAGATTTTAATATCCCGCCTAACCATAGCTCACAGCGACCACCGCCATGAGCAAGGATGGCCGTGTTTATAGAGGTTTGAAGCGCCATCTGTAAAGCAAAAAGGCCTATAGAAATAAGTGTTATATATCAGGCCTTTGCACAAAATGTTTCACGTGAAACACACGTTAAAATTGAAGAGTCTGAAAAACCAAGATGAAACTTGACGTGAAATGGCGTGAGGCCTACATCATCCCGCAAGTTTGGTATTTTTAAAAAGTAGGACGAATACGTTATGGAAATTAAAAAAATTCCGATTGGAAAAAATCCACCGGATGAAGTGAATGTGATTATTGAAATTCCCCAAGGCGGCAATCCGATTAAGTATGAATTCGATAAAGAAAGCGGCGCAATATTCGTCGATCGCTTTTTGCATACATCAATGGTTTACCCAAGCAATTACGGGTTTATTCCCCACACGCTTTCGGCCGATGGCGATCCGGTTGACGCGTTGGTTGTGTGCCAGATGCCGGTGGTGCCGGGCGCGGTTATTCGTTCGCGTCCGATTGGCGCATTGCTGATGGAAGATGAATCCGGCGGCGATGAAAAAATTCTGATGGTGCCGGTTGACAAGCTGCACCCGTTCTATTCCAAAGTGCAGTCGTATAAGGATTTGCCGCAAAGCTTATGCGAGCAAATTGCGCATTTCTTCCAACATTACAAAGACCTTGAAAAAGGCAAATGGGTGAAGATTGTGCAATGGGTTGGCCCCGATGAAGCCAAGGCGCTGATTGCCAAAGGCATTGCCGACGCTGCTAAAAAATAGCCATTTGGCCAACTTTTTGCGGCTGAAAGTAAAATTAGTCTGTATATGAAGGTGCCTTTTCTAATAACTATAGGCGCAGATTTAAGATGATATTTTACGGCATTATAAATGGCGACCGACGAACAGCACACATACCGACAAGGCATTTCGTATTGGTTTGAAGCAGAAGATGCTTTGCAGGGCTATTTTCAGCATATCGCCGAACAGCATTTCCCCTATGACCCGCAAAAAGCAGCGCAACTGGTAGATTGCCTTGGCCAAGCCTTGCTGCCGGTGGTTGCAAAAACAGGCCGCGTTGAAAATCACGAAAAGCGCACCCCGCGATATTTAAAAGCCATGGAAGAGTGGAGCGCATTATCGGCAGAATTTGTGCACGCAGGTTATGAAATGACCAGCTTCATGAACCGTGTGAAGCGCGAATTGCGCAAATCGATGGGATTTGAAGGTGATTTCAAAGTGCAGCAATACAGCCTTGATCTGATTATCGATTGGCTGGTGGAAGCGGTAGATAAGCAAAAGCATTGGTTGTTCAGTTATGATGCATTGGGCCGGATTGATTTATTCAATCATGCCAAACAGCAGGGGCCAGCCTTGCTTAAGCTAGCCAACGCCGATTTCAAAGGGTTCCGTATGGTGGGATTGGCGCGCGGGCTTGATTATGAAACCGTCAATCTCAATGGACGCCCAGCCGTTACAAAAGACGGGCTGCGTTTTGTAAAGATTAAATCAATTGCAGCACTTGATAAAGCCGGAAAAGATTTACAGAACTGCCTGCGCAACAAACCGCGTGATAATGAATTGCACCTGGACTACCAATCATTATTCCAGTCGGGTAGGGTGGAATTTATTGCGCTGTGCGGCGCACAGGGTGACATTCATGGTCTGCTTAGCGTTCAAAATGGCGTTATTCAGGAAGCCAGCGGCAAACAAAGCGAATTGCTTGGCAGAAAATACATGGCTGCGATTATTGATTTTGCCACGGACCTTGGACTGGATACGACAGAACACGTGTACCGCACAGGAATTGTAAAAACGACCAGTGGGCTTGTCAGTTACCTTGATTTGGTGGACAGGCACCGCCACACCACGCTGCATGTGGCGGGCGATTTGTTGTTAAACAAGATGCGCAGGTCATATGAGACGCACCGCTTGCCATTTGCCCTTCATAATATACGGGTTGATGGTGTTTTGTTCATGCATGATTGCGCAGTTCAGGCAATGAGCCATGTTTTCGCGAACACGATTGCCGCGCTGGGATGCACACTCTTGAAAGAAATTAGCGCAACGGTTTATGCGGGCACATTAATTACCGACCGTTCGCCTGCCGACATGCAGTTGGAAACGCAGCCCGACCGTGCAAGCACGAATATCAATCTGGTCAAAATTTGCAGACCGTTTGAGGTGGGCCAGAAGGGGTATGACGTGGTTCAGATCATGACCGGCGAAGCCTTTGCCGAGTTGCATAGCAGCGGTAATGCGTTTTTACGCGACTACCGCGAAAAACTGGCCAAGCGCCCTGCGTTGGAAACCATTTTCCACGAGATTACATTCCCGCCATCGTTGAGATAAAAAAACACCCGCCCTGTAAGGGGCGGGTGCTTTATTACTTTATTAGCCATTCGCTCTGCGCCTTGTTATTGCGAAGCCTCTGTGCTTCGCACAAACGGCGCAACCGCTCGGGCGATAAGGATTAATCCTTCTTATCTTCTTTGTTCTTCTTCAAGGCTGCGCCGAGGATATCGCCAAGGCTTGCACCTGAATCCGATGAACCGTATTCGGCCATCGCTTCTTTTTCTTCATCAACTTCACGTGCCTTGATGGAGAGGGTGATTTTGCGTGCGCCCTTGTCAATTTGCGTGACTTTGGCATCCACTTTTTCACCAACCGCAAAGCGGTCTGGACGTTGTTCGGTGCGTTCACGTGACAGTTCAGCCTTGCGGATGAAGCCCGTGAGGTTATCAAGCAGGGTTACTTCCACGCCATTTTCATTGGTGGAGGTAATGGTGCAGGTAACCACATCGCCCTTCTTAACGCCCAAGGAAACGCCTTCGAATGGGTCGGCAGAAAGCTGCTTGATACCCAAGGAAATACGTTCTTTTTCGGCGTCGTTTTCCAGAACCTTGAACTTGACAACCTGGCCTTTGGCGTAGTTGGCAAGTGCTTCTTCGCCGGACTTGTCCCATGAAATATCGGACATGTGGATCATGCCATCGATATCGCCGGGCAATGCCACAAACAGACCGAATTCGGTGATGTTGCGGATTTCGCCTTCGAGTTCGGTGCCAGCAGGATGCTTCTCTGCGAACTGTGCCCATGGATTTTCCTGGCATTGCTTCACGCCCAAGGATACGCGGCGTTTTGCACTGTCCACATCCAGAACGACAACTTCGACTTCTTGGCCGGGGTTGACGATCTTGTTCGGGTGCATGTTCTTCTTGGTCCATGACATTTCTGACACGTGCACAAGACCTTCGATGCCGGGTTCAAGTTCAACAAATGCACCGTAATCGGTGATGTTGGTAACCTTACCGCTGAAGCGCGTACCGGCTGGGTACTTGGCTGCAACGCCTTCCCATGGATCGGACTCCAATTGCTTCATGCCAAGGCTGATACGCTGGGTTTCCGAGTTGAAGCGGATAACCTGTACCTTCACGCTTTGGCCGATTTGCAATGCTTCGGATGGGTGGTTGATGCGCTTCCATGAAATATCGGTAACGTGGAGCAAACCATCAACACCGCCCAGATCAACGAACGCACCGTAATCGGTGATGTTCTTGACCACGCCTTGCAGGATCTGACCTTCCTTGAGGTTGGATACGAGTTCAGTGCGTGCTTCGGCGCGGCTTTCTTCCAGAACAGCACGGCGTGACACAACGATGTTACCACGCACGCGATCCATCTTTAAAATCTGGAATGGTTGCGGGGTGCCCATCAATGGGGTGATGTCCTTCACCGGACGGATATCGACTTGGGAGCCTGGCAAGAATGCAACTGCGCCTTGGAGATCAACGGTGAAACCACCCTTAACCTTACCAAAGATGATACCGTTAACACGGGTTTGCGAGGTGTGGGATTGTTCGAGCAATACCCAAGCTTCTTCGCGTTTTGCTTTTTCGCGTGATAGCACGGACTCGCCATTGCGGTCTTCCATGCGTTCTACGAATACGTCAACAAGGTCACCGTTCTTCAATTCAACATTGCCCGATGCGCCGAATTCGCGGATGTTAACGCGGCCTTCGGATTTCAGACCAGCGTCGATAACAACGAAGTCTTTTTCTACAGCGATGATGCGACCCTTTACAACCTGACCTTCAAGGCTCTTTTGCTTGCCATAGGCT
It encodes the following:
- the rplI gene encoding 50S ribosomal protein L9, whose product is MIEVILLEKVGRIGQIGTVVKVKPGYARNFLLPKKKALRATKENLAYFEAKRSEIEAANAAAKAAAEKSGKNLDGKKFTTIRQASEVGQLFGSVTVRDIAELIKAGGFTVERQYIMLAAPIKTIGVFQIPVKLHADVSVTITLNIARTEDEAKIQEKTGKAAMRRENAAEDKKAEAEINAESFFEKPPEELAAAPAAEAKSEG
- the rpsA gene encoding 30S ribosomal protein S1, whose translation is MTQAARKPKDGEASAEPKKNDRAKKGGKEGRGDRNNRNNSRSQPKRRAITITPDEQDYTQYLKGEKFADLFNEAYGKQKSLEGQVVKGRIIAVEKDFVVIDAGLKSEGRVNIREFGASGNVELKNGDLVDVFVERMEDRNGESVLSREKAKREEAWVLLEQSHTSQTRVNGIIFGKVKGGFTVDLQGAVAFLPGSQVDIRPVKDITPLMGTPQPFQILKMDRVRGNIVVSRRAVLEESRAEARTELVSNLKEGQILQGVVKNITDYGAFVDLGGVDGLLHVTDISWKRINHPSEALQIGQSVKVQVIRFNSETQRISLGMKQLESDPWEGVAAKYPAGTRFSGKVTNITDYGAFVELEPGIEGLVHVSEMSWTKKNMHPNKIVNPGQEVEVVVLDVDSAKRRVSLGVKQCQENPWAQFAEKHPAGTELEGEIRNITEFGLFVALPGDIDGMIHMSDISWDKSGEEALANYAKGQVVKFKVLENDAEKERISLGIKQLSADPFEGVSLGVKKGDVVTCTITSTNENGVEVTLLDNLTGFIRKAELSRERTEQRPDRFAVGEKVDAKVTQIDKGARKITLSIKAREVDEEKEAMAEYGSSDSGASLGDILGAALKKNKEDKKD
- the rpsF gene encoding 30S ribosomal protein S6, with the translated sequence MPLYETVFIARQDLTPAQVETLTGEIETTLKAQGGKVTKTEQWGLRTLAYRINKNKKGHYTLINIDAPAAAITEMERTMRIHDDVMRYMTIRVDEHEEGPSAILRRANDDERPSTGFGDRPSRGGDRGGDRGFRPRPQRSEEGDAA
- the ppa gene encoding inorganic diphosphatase, translated to MEIKKIPIGKNPPDEVNVIIEIPQGGNPIKYEFDKESGAIFVDRFLHTSMVYPSNYGFIPHTLSADGDPVDALVVCQMPVVPGAVIRSRPIGALLMEDESGGDEKILMVPVDKLHPFYSKVQSYKDLPQSLCEQIAHFFQHYKDLEKGKWVKIVQWVGPDEAKALIAKGIADAAKK
- the rpsR gene encoding 30S ribosomal protein S18; translated protein: MRRERENTRGAAANAEEGAPAGAGGGGRRPFFRRRKTCPFNSIHAPKLDWKDVKLLGRYISERGKIVPSRISAVSTHHQRDLANAIKRARFMALLPYARESGDFS